GTTTTGTGCATTTTGCACATCGCGTAACTTTGTTTGCACACGGCGTAACTTTGTTTGCACAACATGTAATtttagaacaaatttttgtgGATCCCACACACGTTGTTAAAAACGAGGTACAAAAAGTGATCTGAACCGTACAATTTTTTTGAGCCAAATCTTAGCCGTGAACAGCTCAGGAGCGATTCATCTGATGACCGCTCCTGCCCCTCATCCTGGGATAAATCCTTTGTTAGTACTAGTACTAGTCAGTTTGTACAAGTGCCGAACAAGTTTTATGTCAGTTCGAAACAATTATTAGGCAATGCCTAATAACTGATCCAAAactaatagaaaaaattgatgTGGATATATAAGGATTCCACTTACTAATTTACATATTAAATggaagggataatttcagaaacctcccctgagatttctgacaatttcattgaactcccctgaggtttccataattacactaacctcccttgaggtttaagATTTTGTTACAAAATCAGCCCATGATGTCAAAAGTGAACATAAAAAAGTATTTTCAGGAAAGAGAGGAAAGTTTGTTCCCATAAATGCCCTTGAGGTAGGTGTACAAGTTATATTAGTGAATTaatgaaaactaataaaaaccagaaataaattagaaaaagtGAGGGGATATTAGTGGAATAAGGAAAAAGAGTGGCATTAACACCAGAAATAAAAACCATAAATAAATCAGAAGAAGCTTGGCATTAACACCATCTGGAACGATTCTCTGGCAAGAGATAATTTAAAGCAATTCTCTTGAAAGCTCTTTGTGTACGACATAAGAAGTGAAAGATCTTTAAGGCATGACAGCATTGTTTTTAGGGCAATGCTATGTCGCTTCTAGTGGCTGCAAGTTGTGAAAATTGCTCATTTACACATCAGTGACTGAGTGTCATAGGACATGAATGCTATACCAGAGTTCATTTAGTTCAGGGTATCACATAACTAGAGGCCAAATGTCAACTGATTTGATCTGAAAACTACAGAAAATGCAGGAGAGAAAACTACCAAAAGCGGCTGCAAAAATTGTTTAGCATCAATTTAGAACATCATAAACAGTGGACTCGAACTTTGGTAGGAGATTTTTCTTAGAAAATATTCATTGCAAATGTTTGATATTGATGGAGCTATGCTTAATTTATGTTTACCCTTTTCTTGAGGAAGTTGAAACGCAAAGCATCTATGCATGAAAGAGAAAATGGAAGAATGAGTTTTGAGAAAACGACCCCCTTCTTCCTAATGCTTGATAACCAGAAACGAAGTTATACTGCCTAAGTCAAAGTTCTCTGTTTTTTGATTGGCAGTTATTGCGTATAGAGCTCAGACTCCGTTATACAAGTGACAAATAAGGGTTGAATAACTGGTTAACTTCATGCAAAATTCAGCTTATCATTGTTTCAATTTTTCCCATAAAAGTACCCAGTTTAGTACCCAGCAAATGACAACATGTTGTTAATACGTAGAACATGGAAAGGATGAACACTAACTGGTAAGATTCCAACTGGTAAGTCGGTTAATGAAATTGAAAGATTTAATTTGTACCCTAATGACTTATTTATCAGATTTTAGTCTCATAATAACACACAATATCTTGGGTATAATAGTAATTTCGCATTATGTGATGTAAGCAATTGGGTCCCAAGTTCTGCcaggggaggttagtgtaattgtagaaacctcaggggaggtcaatgAAATTgtaagaaacctcaagggaggtttctgaaattatcccctgATAAAAAGTTCcatttgattttatttaatATGTTAAGTAAATTCCGCATGAAACTTTTTTATTAGTACGGAATAACTACTAGATATGTCTAGTATTTGTTCTACATAGGAGGCTTATTGTCATACAAGGCTTAATAAGTCAGCAGCTTCGGGGTTTTCGTCAGAATAGTCAGAGTCTGTTTGTCGGTCGTATTTAATTTTTGTGAACAGGTGCATCCCCCCGGAGCCCTTTGTCAATACAAGAATAAATTCCTTTGGCCGTATGTCgattttttgtgattatttctGTAGATTTatgtttttttattgatttggaTTCATCAGGAATCCTTTGTCCCTTGACCAAATCTAGAACAGCTACATCTGAAGCCAAGAACATCATCCACAAGTTCGATAATGGAGACCAACAACCCTCAAGTCTGCAACTCCCAAACGCAGAAAagcaaaacaattccagtcataTATTTCACCACAGAAAACCTAAATCTTGGCACAAGTTCTTGGCTCTCTACTTGCAAAGCTGTGAGGGAAGCGTTGGAGGAGTTTAGCTGTTTCATTGCAGTTTATGACAAGGCTGAATCTGAGTGCAAAATTGATGTTTTTGCATCGCTGAAGGAGTTCTTTAATCTTCCCATGGAGACAAAATTGCTTAACGTTCACCCTGATAAGAGTGCATTTGGTTATTTTGGACCAAAACCTAATTTCCCTCTTCTTGAAGCCATCTCTATTGAAGATTCAACAACTATTGAAGCGGTTCAAAGCTTTGCCAATCTCGCCTGGCCATCTGGAAATGATCATTTTTGGTAAGATGAGCTTATAGAAAATCTGCATACTGGTGCCTAGAGATGGTACTACTAGCACCAAGATTGATGAAATTTTCATGTTTCTGATATTTGATTCCAAATTTTGACCTATATGTTGAAATTGGTGGAATAAAAGGCTATATTCTTACAAGTGATTAGTGCACCTGGAGAAATAGAAAGTCTACTTggcaaaattgaaatatatcATTCTTCCATATACAAATACTTGTATAACTGGCTATATAAGTGGTGGACTTTGAAAATCTCTTAGGTACCTTTTTCCCAACATGGCAAATTTGATCCAATTTACCGGCTCAATTAGTTTTAGGACTGGATTTGTCACCAAAAGAAAGTCTAGGATTATTGCATAACTTTATAGCTATAAAGAATTAAGGTGACAATGAGGTAGACTTTAGGAGCTAAATTGGCTTAGTTCCTTAGAATTAGTAGGGTATAATGCACTTATAGTTAccaaacaattcaaaagttttaTTTAAGCCAATTGTACTTTCTGTTTTTGTCTAAATTCATACCTGGTTAGTATTGTCTCGGATGTCTTAAATAAattaacttaaaaaataaattaaaagggATAAATCAATGGGATACTGCAGTTTCATTTGAGATAAAAAATGACACAAATAATAATTTAGAAGCACAAAGTTAAAAACTTTGTGGTTATTTTCTTTTTACCGTAATTACTACAATAGACAACATTTTTATTCCAAATTTTCGATTTATAATACTCTAGATAAATATACACCACACAAATGACATTCCGTATTCATGTTTTTTTTACCTCATTATAATTTATTTGTACTATGATTAGTTTGGTTTTTTATTCTCAGTGAAACAATATGCGCCTGCACAAGGCAACTATCAGAGGTGAACAGGATGGTGAGCAAAATGATCTTTGAAAGCTATGGTGTTGGTAGGTACATTGATTCTCACATAGAATCAACATCTTATCTCTTCAGAGCCAATGCTTATAGAGTTCCCCAAGAGAAGGAGCCAAATCTTGGAATCTCTCCTCATACTGACACAAGTTTTGTGAGCGTTCTTAAGCAAGATAGCGTACAAGGGTTGCAGGTTCAATCAAAAGATGGTACATGGATTCCTGTTGATTTCCCACCATCTTCCTTTGCAATCATGGCAGGTGATGCCATGCTGGTATTGCCATTGTCCTTCACTTATTCGTTTTTTTTGATACATTGATGATATATATGTTAGAAAACTGTAGTAAAGAACAAAACTATACTAGACAAATACAGAGACTTTGAGGCGTGAAAGCACTTTCCTTAAGGTGTTATTTGCCTCTATTAGACAAATTACCTCTAGGATACAACAAAGTCTAAGAACTatcaaatgaaaagtaaaagtgatTTAATTCTGTCGAAATCCTACTATTTAAAAGGATTGAAGCACCTATTCAAGGCACTATCAGAGGATGCAATCTTTATTGAATAGGCGTTTGGGTAGTTAGCCAATTAACAGATATTAGGTGCCCCAAGTGCCCAAGTGCCCTTGTCAAGAttttatatatcttgaaataagTTTCCCACCAAACTTTCCCTCCAAACTATTATCTTGGAACAAGTTTGTAAAGGAATAGGACAATGACTCATATATAGGCAACATGCACTTTATCCTCTTTCAATGTGGGACAATGGATTTCAACATACTCATTACAAACTATTACCAACAATATACGCTATCATATTCTGTAAATTATATTTTGTTAATTGTACTTGACCTCCTGGACCTATATCCCAGTTGCACTTTGCCTTgtgaacgaaaaaaaaaaatgcaatttaccCCTTCCGAAGATTTCCTAGCTAGAATTATGTATAAATTTGTGATGTTAATTTGTTTTAGACAACCATTCCCTTTAGAAGAGTTCTTGACAAAATTTTTACTGTCTTATTTGTATTTATAATGAGTTTGCATAATATTCTTATTTATTCTAATTCCCAACAAACAAGTATATTTTAGAAATCATCCATTTTCCTTATCCAATGCACGCATTCATTATTTCGTTTTATTTGAACATATAAACACAAGaacagaaaaaaataaaagcaagaatggATTCATCCAATTCGTTTTGTTGTGATTTTCCAATAACCAAATATATGgagggtatttttgtcaaagaaaatttttttgcatCCAAAAACTCTAAATATTGTTGTCAAATAAAAGCTACAATGAAATACAAAAGCTATTAATAGTAACTTCATCCAAAAACTCTAAAGGAGGGTATTTTTGCCAAAGAAATTTTTTGCatcatatttttatatttatttatatggtGAAATCTtctaaaaggggtaaattgccTATTCTTTTTGGCGCATGAGGTGAAAGTGCAATTGAGGTATCGGTTCAAggggtaaagtgtaattaacttgaaaaaaaaatgtttaaggTACGTTGTGTGCATTAACTATCAATAACATgcaattcatttcattttgaaaactatgttagtgcaaaaaaaaa
This portion of the Coffea arabica cultivar ET-39 chromosome 2e, Coffea Arabica ET-39 HiFi, whole genome shotgun sequence genome encodes:
- the LOC113732707 gene encoding deoxypodophyllotoxin synthase isoform X2, which produces METNNPQVCNSQTQKSKTIPVIYFTTENLNLGTSSWLSTCKAVREALEEFSCFIAVYDKAESECKIDVFASLKEFFNLPMETKLLNVHPDKSAFGYFGPKPNFPLLEAISIEDSTTIEAVQSFANLAWPSGNDHFCETICACTRQLSEVNRMVSKMIFESYGVGRYIDSHIESTSYLFRANAYRVPQEKEPNLGISPHTDTSFVSVLKQDSVQGLQVQSKDGTWIPVDFPPSSFAIMAGMEQWQSTTLFPQSYGDRESKNLYWVVLLPHWNCSSTKRAC
- the LOC113732707 gene encoding deoxypodophyllotoxin synthase isoform X1, with the translated sequence METNNPQVCNSQTQKSKTIPVIYFTTENLNLGTSSWLSTCKAVREALEEFSCFIAVYDKAESECKIDVFASLKEFFNLPMETKLLNVHPDKSAFGYFGPKPNFPLLEAISIEDSTTIEAVQSFANLAWPSGNDHFCETICACTRQLSEVNRMVSKMIFESYGVGRYIDSHIESTSYLFRANAYRVPQEKEPNLGISPHTDTSFVSVLKQDSVQGLQVQSKDGTWIPVDFPPSSFAIMAGDAMLAWSNGRVRPCFHRVMVTEKARTSIGLFSFHTGIVQVPKELVDDNYPSQFTSFDHWGLLKFRSKNPALSSSERVKAYCGRKDI